The following are encoded in a window of Acropora muricata isolate sample 2 chromosome 6, ASM3666990v1, whole genome shotgun sequence genomic DNA:
- the LOC136920068 gene encoding melatonin receptor type 1C-like: MSNELHSRSLYVIVVEVCSLLILNILSLSGNTLVCISVYKNVRLRTTTNLYIVALAVSDLLSAILVMPFVCGVLITGKWVFGDVVCKFHAFFSLFVIYVSPVTMCLTAINRYVRMCKRDEQYRKWFSKKKSLAFLASLWTLVALYVTVPRFAGFQLHQFIPGYAQCSIEHQTDVGKTIHYSIVLVLFFLTPLIATLISYRKVAKVIRQHKQATSATILRDANEGISRHEIKVSKSLFAVVFTFMVCWIPFWIIVVLRRFFLVATTPRNVELLCMFLLYFSNTVNPFVYAGMNPSFRREFRKLVLCDRKRRASVLPSGGGQKTEEESKPSVVSERVKVPPAKPLRHS, translated from the coding sequence ATGTCCAATGAACTTCATTCTCGTAGTCTCTATGTAATCGTCGTGGAAGTCTGTTCGTTATTAATCTTGAACATTTTGTCATTATCAGGAAACACACTGGTTTGTATTTCAGTTTACAAGAACGTTCGACTACGTACAACAACTAACTTGTACATTGTCGCTCTAGCAGTGAGCGATTTAttgtccgccattttggtcATGCCTTTCGTTTGTGGCGTGCTTATTACCGGTAAATGGGTTTTCGGTGATGTAGTTTGCAAGTTCCATGCTTTTTTCAGCTTGTTTGTGATCTATGTTTCTCCAGTTACCATGTGTTTGACGGCCATCAACCGTTACGTGAGGATGTGCAAACGAGACGAACAGTACAGAAAATGGTTTTCCAAGAAGAAGTCTCTTGCTTTCCTTGCATCTTTGTGGACTCTTGTTGCCTTATATGTCACTGTTCCGCGGTTTGCTGGTTTCCAGTTACATCAGTTCATTCCCGGGTATGCTCAGTGTTCCATTGAACACCAAACTGATGTTGGAAAAACCATTCATTACTCCATTGTCCTCGTTCTTTTCTTTCTGACACCGTTGATAGCGACTTTAATCAGCTACCGAAAAGTCGCGAAAGTGATCCGACAACACAAACAAGCTACTTCGGCTACGATACTAAGAGACGCCAACGAAGGAATCAGTAGGCACGAAATAAAAGTCAGCAAATCCCTCTTTGCAGTTGTATTTACTTTCATGGTATGCTGGATACCATTTTGGATTATTGTTGTCTTGCGGCGTTTTTTCCTTGTCGCGACAACGCCACGAAACGTCGAACTCTTGTGTAtgtttttgctttatttctCCAACACAGTTAATCCTTTTGTGTATGCGGGAATGAATCCCAGCTTCAGGAGGGAATTTCGCAAGCTAGTCCTTTGCGATCGAAAGCGAAGAGCTTCCGTCTTACCAAGCGGAGGAGGACAAAAGACCGAAGAAGAAAGCAAACCCAGCGTGGTGTCTGAAAGAGTGAAAGTGCCACCAGCAAAACCACTGAGACATTCATAG